The proteins below come from a single Rhinolophus ferrumequinum isolate MPI-CBG mRhiFer1 chromosome 8, mRhiFer1_v1.p, whole genome shotgun sequence genomic window:
- the MTERF4 gene encoding transcription termination factor 4, mitochondrial isoform X2 has translation MAALGRQVSAWYHLIPLTWARMSRQTPQKKMTASSLCKLTTASTGGGLEEVPCVQDPACRTHLPQCLLEKQSAPVDGGPWEREEVITSLLDMGFSDVHVNELLTVQPGTHPQQVLDIVSELILLGVNPEPVCVALKKSPQLLKLPVMHMKKRSSYLRKLGLGEGKLRRVLHCCPEILTMRQRDIANTVRVLRDKCLFTVQQVTEILHRCPYVLREDPGELEYKFQYAYFRMGVKHADVVRTDFLQYSITKTRQRHTFLERLGRYQTPDKKGQTQVPNPLLRDILRVSEAEFLARTARSSAEEFEVFKKLLAREEEEEPENPMPGDKSTSEDEEDGDGAGEGEL, from the exons ATGGCGGCGCTCGGCCGGCAG GTCTCGGCTTGGTACCACCTGATCCCCCTCACCTGGGCCCGCATGTCTAGGCAGACTCCTCAGAAAAAGATGACGGCTTCCTCGTTGTGTAAACTGACCACAGCCTCCACCGGAGGGGGCCTTGAGGAGGTACCCTGTGTGCAGGACCCAGCGTGCAGGACGCATCTCCCTCAGTGCCTCCTCGAGAAGCAGAGTGCTCCTGTGGACGGAGGGCCCTGGGAGCGAGAGGAGGTCATCACTTCCCTCCTGGACATGGGTTTCAGTGATGTCCACGTGAATGAGTTGCTCACAGTGCAACCAGGTACCCACCCTCAACAGGTGCTGGATATCGTTTCAGAATTAATACTCTTGGGTGTGAATCCAGAGCCTGTGTGTGTGGCTCTGAAGAAAAGTCCTCAGTTATTGAAACTGCCTGTGATGCACATGAAGAAGCGCTCCAGTTATCTGCGAAAGCTTGGCCTTGGAGAAG GGAAGCTGAGGAGGGTGCTTCACTGTTGCCCCGAAATCCTCACCATGCGTCAGAGGGATATTGCCAACACTGTCAGGGTTCTCCGGGACAAGTGCCTTTTCACCGTGCAGCAAGTAACCGAGATTTTGCACAGATGCCCCTATGTTCTTCGGGAGGACCCCGGTGAGCTGGAATACAAATTCCAG TATGCCTATTTCAGGATGGGCGTGAAGCACGCGGACGTGGTGAGGACCGACTTCCTGCAGTACTCCATCACCAAGACCAGGCAGAGACACACGTTCCTGGAGCGCCTCGGACGGTACCAGACCCCGGATAAGAAGGGGCAGACACAGGTCCCTAACCCTCTACTCAGGGACATTCTCAGAGTTTCCGAAGCTGAGTTTCTGGCCAGGACGGCCCGTTCTTCTGCTGAGGAGTTTGAAGTTTTTAAGAAGCTCTTGGCtcgggaggaggaagaagagcctGAGAACCCCATGCCTGGTGACAAAAGCACAAGTGAGGACGAGGAGGATGGGgacggggcgggggagggggagctgtGA
- the MTERF4 gene encoding transcription termination factor 4, mitochondrial isoform X1, whose translation MAALGRQVSAWYHLIPLTWARMSRQTPQKKMTASSLCKLTTASTGGGLEEVPCVQDPACRTHLPQCLLEKQSAPVDGGPWEREEVITSLLDMGFSDVHVNELLTVQPGTHPQQVLDIVSELILLGVNPEPVCVALKKSPQLLKLPVMHMKKRSSYLRKLGLGEGKLRRVLHCCPEILTMRQRDIANTVRVLRDKCLFTVQQVTEILHRCPYVLREDPGELEYKFQYAYFRMGVKHADVVRTDFLQYSITKTRQRHTFLERLGRYQTPDKKGQTQVPNPLLRDILRVSEAEFLARTARSSAEEFEVFKKLLAREEEEEPENPMPGDKSTMHGTVPQHDDPAPSVSWAEGNCCEAGPSNVRLSVCENFRFKCLVFIIFD comes from the exons ATGGCGGCGCTCGGCCGGCAG GTCTCGGCTTGGTACCACCTGATCCCCCTCACCTGGGCCCGCATGTCTAGGCAGACTCCTCAGAAAAAGATGACGGCTTCCTCGTTGTGTAAACTGACCACAGCCTCCACCGGAGGGGGCCTTGAGGAGGTACCCTGTGTGCAGGACCCAGCGTGCAGGACGCATCTCCCTCAGTGCCTCCTCGAGAAGCAGAGTGCTCCTGTGGACGGAGGGCCCTGGGAGCGAGAGGAGGTCATCACTTCCCTCCTGGACATGGGTTTCAGTGATGTCCACGTGAATGAGTTGCTCACAGTGCAACCAGGTACCCACCCTCAACAGGTGCTGGATATCGTTTCAGAATTAATACTCTTGGGTGTGAATCCAGAGCCTGTGTGTGTGGCTCTGAAGAAAAGTCCTCAGTTATTGAAACTGCCTGTGATGCACATGAAGAAGCGCTCCAGTTATCTGCGAAAGCTTGGCCTTGGAGAAG GGAAGCTGAGGAGGGTGCTTCACTGTTGCCCCGAAATCCTCACCATGCGTCAGAGGGATATTGCCAACACTGTCAGGGTTCTCCGGGACAAGTGCCTTTTCACCGTGCAGCAAGTAACCGAGATTTTGCACAGATGCCCCTATGTTCTTCGGGAGGACCCCGGTGAGCTGGAATACAAATTCCAG TATGCCTATTTCAGGATGGGCGTGAAGCACGCGGACGTGGTGAGGACCGACTTCCTGCAGTACTCCATCACCAAGACCAGGCAGAGACACACGTTCCTGGAGCGCCTCGGACGGTACCAGACCCCGGATAAGAAGGGGCAGACACAGGTCCCTAACCCTCTACTCAGGGACATTCTCAGAGTTTCCGAAGCTGAGTTTCTGGCCAGGACGGCCCGTTCTTCTGCTGAGGAGTTTGAAGTTTTTAAGAAGCTCTTGGCtcgggaggaggaagaagagcctGAGAACCCCATGCCTGGTGACAAAAGCACAA TGCATGGGACAGTCCCACAACATGATGATCCAGCTCCAAGTGTCAGCTGGGCCGAGGGAAACTGCTGTGAGGCCGGGCCCAGCAACGTGCGACTGTCAGTTTGTGAGAACTTCAGATTTAAATGCCTCGTATTTATCATATTTGATTAA
- the MTERF4 gene encoding transcription termination factor 4, mitochondrial isoform X3: MAALGRQVSAWYHLIPLTWARMSRQTPQKKMTASSLCKLTTASTGGGLEEVPCVQDPACRTHLPQCLLEKQSAPVDGGPWEREEVITSLLDMGFSDVHVNELLTVQPGTHPQQVLDIVSELILLGVNPEPVCVALKKSPQLLKLPVMHMKKRSSYLRKLGLGEGKLRRVLHCCPEILTMRQRDIANTVRVLRDKCLFTVQQVTEILHRCPYVLREDPGELEYKFQYAYFRMGVKHADVVRTDFLQYSITKTRQRHTFLERLGRYQTPDKKGQTQVPNPLLRDILRVSEAEFLARTARSSAEEFEVFKKLLAREEEEEPENPMPGDKSTKDQEQPRH, from the exons ATGGCGGCGCTCGGCCGGCAG GTCTCGGCTTGGTACCACCTGATCCCCCTCACCTGGGCCCGCATGTCTAGGCAGACTCCTCAGAAAAAGATGACGGCTTCCTCGTTGTGTAAACTGACCACAGCCTCCACCGGAGGGGGCCTTGAGGAGGTACCCTGTGTGCAGGACCCAGCGTGCAGGACGCATCTCCCTCAGTGCCTCCTCGAGAAGCAGAGTGCTCCTGTGGACGGAGGGCCCTGGGAGCGAGAGGAGGTCATCACTTCCCTCCTGGACATGGGTTTCAGTGATGTCCACGTGAATGAGTTGCTCACAGTGCAACCAGGTACCCACCCTCAACAGGTGCTGGATATCGTTTCAGAATTAATACTCTTGGGTGTGAATCCAGAGCCTGTGTGTGTGGCTCTGAAGAAAAGTCCTCAGTTATTGAAACTGCCTGTGATGCACATGAAGAAGCGCTCCAGTTATCTGCGAAAGCTTGGCCTTGGAGAAG GGAAGCTGAGGAGGGTGCTTCACTGTTGCCCCGAAATCCTCACCATGCGTCAGAGGGATATTGCCAACACTGTCAGGGTTCTCCGGGACAAGTGCCTTTTCACCGTGCAGCAAGTAACCGAGATTTTGCACAGATGCCCCTATGTTCTTCGGGAGGACCCCGGTGAGCTGGAATACAAATTCCAG TATGCCTATTTCAGGATGGGCGTGAAGCACGCGGACGTGGTGAGGACCGACTTCCTGCAGTACTCCATCACCAAGACCAGGCAGAGACACACGTTCCTGGAGCGCCTCGGACGGTACCAGACCCCGGATAAGAAGGGGCAGACACAGGTCCCTAACCCTCTACTCAGGGACATTCTCAGAGTTTCCGAAGCTGAGTTTCTGGCCAGGACGGCCCGTTCTTCTGCTGAGGAGTTTGAAGTTTTTAAGAAGCTCTTGGCtcgggaggaggaagaagagcctGAGAACCCCATGCCTGGTGACAAAAGCACAA